A window from Taeniopygia guttata chromosome 10, bTaeGut7.mat, whole genome shotgun sequence encodes these proteins:
- the CCNB2 gene encoding G2/mitotic-specific cyclin-B2 produces the protein MALPVTRRAPITRGMENAVSDLRTKAKTQVTGKRAALEEIGNKVTTRGTHVSKKTECPKASIKPVKGPSKMTNGIVLPKAPAAVNQANKETDVPKVLSPVPMDVSMQEEDLCQAFSDVLLNNVEDIDAEDWENPQLCSDYVKDIYLYLRELELQQSVRPHYLDGRTINGRMRAILVDWLVQVHSRFRLLQETLYMCVAIMDRFLQSHPVPRKKLQLVGVTALLVASKYEEIMSPDVADFVYITDNAYTSNEIREMEMIILKELNFDLGRPLPIHFLRRASKAGEADAKQHTLAKYLMELTLIDYDMVHHRPSEIAAAALCLSQKILGHNKWGTKQQYYTGYAEDSLVMTMKHMAKNVIKVNEKLTKYTAIKNKYASSKLLTISTIPQLNSEIIKDLGASLL, from the exons ATGGCGCTGCCGGTGACGCGTCGTGCCCCT ATCACTAGAGGGATGGAGAATGCTGTGTCTGACCTTCGAACTAAAGCAAAAACTCAAGTGACTGGCAAAAGGGCTGCTTTAgaagaaataggaaataaaGTTACAACAAGAGGAACACATGTATCTAAG AAAACAGAATGTCCCAAAGCATCTATAAAGCCTGTGAAAGGACCTAGCAAGATGACAAATGGAATTGTACTGCCTAAAGCTCCAGCTGCTGTAAATCAAGCAAACAAAGAAACTGATGTTCCAAAG GTTCTGTCTCCTGTCCCTATGGATGTATCAATGCAAGAGGAGGATTTGTGCCAAGCCTTCTCTGATGTGTTGCTCAACAACGTAGAGGACATTGATGCAGAGGACTGGGAGAACCCCCAGCTGTGTAGTGACTACGTAAAAGACATCTACCTGTACCTGCGGGAGCTCGAG CTGCAGCAGTCGGTCCGCCCGCACTACCTGGACGGGAGGACGATCAACGGGCGCATGCGCGCCATCCTGGTGGACTGGCTCGTCCAGGTGCACTCGCGGTTCCGCCTCCTGCAGGAGACGCTCTACATGTGCGTGGCCATCATGGATCGCTTCTTGCAG AGTCATCCAGTACCTCGCAAGAAGCTTCAGCTGGTGGGAGTAACAGCGCTGCTTGTAGCTTCAAAATATGAAGAGATAATGTCTCCTGATGTAGCAGACTTTGTTTACATTACTGACAATGCCTACACTAGTAATGAAATTAGAGAAATGGAAATGATTATTCTTAAAGAATTAAACTTTGACCTGGGGCGACCTCTTCCAATCCACTTCTTAAGAAGAGCATCAAAAGCTGGGGAG GCTGACGCCAAGCAACACACTCTAGCAAAATACCTGATGGAGCTGACACTGATAGACTATGACATGGTTCACCACCGGCCTTCAGAgattgcagctgctgcactgtgCCTGTCTCAGAAGATCCTGGGACATAACAAATGG GGAACGAAACAGCAGTACTACACTGGCTATGCAGAAGACAGTCTTGTGATGACCATGAAACATATGGCCAAGAATGTAATCAAAGTAAATGAGAAGTTAACAAAATACACT gctATCAAGAACAAGTATGCAAGCAGCAAACTACTGACCATCAGCACCATCCCTCAGCTGAACAGTGAGATCATCAAGGATCTGGGTGCATCGCTCCTGTGA